In Coregonus clupeaformis isolate EN_2021a unplaced genomic scaffold, ASM2061545v1 scaf0926, whole genome shotgun sequence, the following proteins share a genomic window:
- the LOC123485990 gene encoding fibronectin-like — protein MGKVPQHFFISNCIPGTDPLTANTDDCHKTFSNLQPGTEYTVIVATVLTNGEQSEPVSTTICTILPAPDQLTVDAVDTTSAAVSWNQPPGLDQTQHHYQISYRCPGTEPHITTTSSHSITLSDLKPATEYSVTVCTVLENGKQSQLVLTTLTTGGTQYSVTVSTVLENGKQSQLVLTTLTTV, from the exons ATGGGGAAAGTCCCACAGCACTTCTTCATATCCAACTGTATCCCAGGAACAGACCCCCTCACAGCCAATACTGACGACTGCCACAAAACCTTCTCAAACCTGCAACCCGGCACCGAGTACACTGTTATTGTTGCAACTGTACTGACCAATGGGGAACAGAGTGAACCTGTCTCTACAACAATCTGCACTA tacttcctgctccagaccagctgactgttgaTGCCGTAGACACCACATCAGCTGCTGTTAGCTGGAACCAGCCACCAGGattggaccaaacccaacatcattaccagatctcctaccgctgtccagggacagaaccacacatcactaccacatcttcacacagcatcactctctctgacctgaAACCTGCTACTGAatactctgtcactgtctgcactgtgcTGGAAAATGGAAAGCAAAGTCAACTGGTATTAACAACCCTCAccacag GTGGTACTCAGTACTCTGTCACTGTCAGCACTGTGCTGGAAAATGGAAAGCAAAGTCAACTGGTGTTAACAACCCTCACCACAG TGTGA